From a region of the Neobacillus niacini genome:
- a CDS encoding anti-repressor SinI family protein, with protein sequence MTAIASEKEVDKEWVELIRKALDLGIPADEIRDFLNKSS encoded by the coding sequence ATGACTGCAATTGCTAGTGAAAAAGAAGTAGATAAAGAATGGGTGGAACTTATTAGGAAAGCTTTAGATTTAGGTATTCCTGCTGATGAAATTAGAGATTTTCTAAATAAGTCTTCTTGA
- a CDS encoding AbrB/MazE/SpoVT family DNA-binding domain-containing protein, which produces MNKVKLRKSGELYIPKTLTKILNIEVGDMIKIFIDGKKIVLTSKVGFEKENKCTYNQKGTIHIPAEIRRLNNIDTDTVFTITIDEKEKRVCLIPDLTG; this is translated from the coding sequence TTGAATAAAGTAAAATTAAGAAAAAGTGGAGAATTATACATTCCTAAAACTCTTACTAAAATATTAAATATTGAAGTAGGTGACATGATCAAAATATTTATAGATGGTAAAAAAATTGTATTAACAAGTAAAGTAGGGTTTGAAAAAGAAAATAAATGTACTTATAATCAAAAAGGAACAATCCATATACCGGCAGAAATTAGAAGATTAAATAATATCGACACAGATACAGTTTTTACTATTACTATCGATGAAAAGGAAAAACGGGTATGTCTTATTCCTGATTTAACAGGTTGA
- a CDS encoding GTP-binding protein, which yields MKDTRIPVTVLSGYLGAGKTTLLNHILQNRDGLRVAVIVNDMSEINVDAELVKQGGGLNRTEEKLVELSNGCICCTLREDLLKEVERLVEIGNIDYIVIESTGISEPVPVAQTFSYIDEELGIDLTKLCKLDTMVTVVNANRFWHDFASGDLLLERNQAVGEEDERTVADLLIDQIEFCDVLILNKCDLLEEEQLIQLEVFLRKLQPTAKFHRSIKGKVRPPEILNTGLFNFEAASESAGWIKELEAPEHTPETEEYGISSFVYRSSVPFHSERFNRWVEKIPEEIVRAKGIVWCATRNDIAILFSQAGPSVQLDPVAYWIASLSLEQQAQYFEEDPTVKEDWDEKFGDRKNEMVVIGIHMDKEVVKSSLDRCLLTEEEMIQDWNKMGDPFVWNITTAVK from the coding sequence ATGAAAGACACAAGAATTCCGGTAACTGTTTTAAGCGGCTATTTAGGAGCAGGGAAGACCACTTTACTAAACCATATTCTTCAGAACCGAGATGGATTAAGAGTTGCAGTTATTGTTAATGACATGAGTGAAATTAATGTGGATGCAGAATTGGTAAAACAGGGAGGGGGGTTAAACAGAACGGAAGAAAAGCTTGTGGAACTATCAAATGGATGTATTTGCTGTACATTAAGAGAAGACCTTTTAAAAGAAGTGGAACGACTGGTCGAGATTGGAAATATAGATTATATTGTGATTGAATCAACAGGTATAAGTGAACCAGTACCTGTTGCACAAACTTTTTCTTACATAGATGAAGAGTTGGGGATTGATCTTACAAAGCTTTGTAAACTCGATACAATGGTTACAGTTGTTAATGCAAACAGGTTTTGGCATGACTTTGCCTCAGGAGATCTCCTTCTGGAAAGAAACCAGGCTGTAGGTGAAGAGGATGAAAGAACGGTTGCGGACTTACTAATAGACCAAATTGAGTTTTGTGATGTCTTGATCCTTAATAAATGCGATTTGCTTGAAGAGGAACAATTAATTCAGTTGGAGGTTTTTTTAAGAAAGTTACAGCCTACAGCGAAATTTCATCGTTCAATTAAGGGGAAGGTTCGCCCACCAGAGATTTTAAATACAGGTTTGTTTAATTTTGAAGCCGCAAGCGAATCTGCCGGCTGGATTAAAGAATTGGAAGCGCCTGAGCATACTCCGGAAACGGAAGAGTATGGAATCAGCTCCTTCGTTTATAGAAGTTCGGTCCCATTTCATTCTGAAAGGTTCAATCGCTGGGTGGAAAAAATACCAGAAGAAATTGTGAGGGCAAAAGGAATCGTATGGTGCGCAACAAGGAATGACATAGCTATATTATTTTCGCAAGCAGGTCCTTCGGTGCAATTAGATCCGGTAGCTTATTGGATCGCATCCTTGTCCCTAGAGCAGCAAGCCCAATATTTTGAAGAAGACCCGACAGTAAAAGAAGACTGGGATGAAAAGTTTGGAGACCGGAAAAATGAAATGGTTGTGATCGGAATCCACATGGATAAAGAAGTTGTGAAATCTTCTTTAGATCGCTGCTTATTGACAGAAGAAGAGATGATTCAAGATTGGAATAAAATGGGTGACCCGTTCGTATGGAATATTACTACAGCAGTTAAATAA
- the rpmG gene encoding 50S ribosomal protein L33, giving the protein MRVKIILQCTETGDRNYITTKNKRNDPERLELKKYSPRLKRYTIHRETK; this is encoded by the coding sequence ATGCGTGTAAAAATTATTTTGCAATGTACAGAAACTGGCGACAGAAATTATATTACAACAAAGAACAAACGGAATGATCCGGAAAGACTCGAACTAAAGAAATATTCTCCTCGGTTGAAACGCTATACGATACACAGAGAAACAAAGTAA